A region of Paenimyroides aestuarii DNA encodes the following proteins:
- a CDS encoding efflux RND transporter periplasmic adaptor subunit, which translates to MKKGCTISILVFLAIAFAGALFWLYQKNAQPPVVYETEKAEIRSISKSTVATGNINPKEEVLIKPNISGIIEEVYVEAGDYIKNGDLIAKIKVVPNVSSLNSANNQIQTAKIDLENQKRIYERQKTLFNKGVISANDFDTAETAYKQAQQSYSATVQNAEIIRTGTTKGMSNIAQTLIRSTVSGMVLDVPVKKGNQVIEANNFNEGTTIASLADVSNMIFEGKLDESEVGKIKLGLPLEITVGAIENKKFDAVLDYIAPKGVNENGAMQFPIKGTLVNKDTTFIRSGLSANASIILSKADDVLAIKEGLVQYDEKTKKSFVEVMVADQKFERRNVELGVSDGIYVQIKKGITKNDKIKVWNQVKK; encoded by the coding sequence ATGAAAAAAGGTTGTACCATTTCCATTTTAGTTTTTTTAGCAATAGCTTTTGCAGGTGCATTATTTTGGTTGTATCAAAAAAATGCACAACCGCCAGTGGTGTACGAAACCGAAAAAGCCGAAATACGCTCTATATCTAAAAGTACAGTTGCCACCGGAAACATCAACCCAAAAGAAGAAGTGCTGATTAAACCAAACATATCCGGAATTATAGAAGAAGTATATGTAGAAGCTGGCGACTATATTAAAAATGGCGATTTAATTGCAAAAATTAAAGTGGTACCCAATGTATCAAGCTTAAACTCGGCAAACAATCAAATTCAAACAGCAAAAATCGATTTAGAAAATCAAAAAAGAATCTACGAGCGCCAAAAAACCTTGTTTAATAAAGGGGTTATTTCTGCCAATGATTTCGATACTGCCGAAACAGCTTATAAACAAGCCCAACAATCGTATAGCGCTACTGTTCAAAATGCAGAAATCATTCGAACAGGAACTACCAAAGGCATGAGCAATATCGCACAAACCTTAATTAGATCAACTGTTTCGGGTATGGTGCTTGATGTGCCTGTTAAAAAGGGAAATCAAGTAATTGAAGCAAACAATTTCAACGAAGGAACCACCATTGCAAGTTTGGCAGATGTGAGCAACATGATTTTTGAAGGAAAATTAGACGAATCGGAAGTAGGTAAAATCAAATTAGGGCTTCCACTAGAAATTACGGTGGGTGCCATTGAAAATAAAAAGTTTGATGCTGTTTTAGATTATATTGCTCCAAAAGGCGTGAATGAAAACGGGGCAATGCAGTTTCCCATAAAAGGTACTTTGGTTAATAAAGACACTACTTTTATTCGTTCTGGATTAAGTGCAAATGCTTCGATTATCCTATCAAAGGCAGATGATGTTTTGGCAATAAAAGAAGGTTTGGTGCAATACGACGAGAAAACCAAAAAATCATTTGTGGAAGTTATGGTTGCAGATCAAAAATTTGAACGTAGAAATGTAGAATTAGGAGTGAGCGATGGCATTTATGTGCAAATTAAGAAAGGAATCACCAAAAACGATAAAATAAAAGTCTGGAACCAGGTTAAAAAGTAG